The following are encoded in a window of Chitinivibrionales bacterium genomic DNA:
- a CDS encoding IS5 family transposase (programmed frameshift) → MIHRARRWIMRFDLSDEEWALLEPLLPKSRKSARVDDRKIVNAIFYVLRTGMPWRDLPTRYGPYTTAYNRFNRWSRRGIWKRVFDQLASKSRDSLYLIDSTVVKAHRAASGGKGEKNQAIGISRGGRTTKIHAIVDSKGRPLSFTVTGGQVHDSQVVEEILNTPRPPLAVTADKAYDSEKVRQQIRDEGALPVIPNRCTATKKAYCPKRFYRRRHKIENFFCRIKDWRRIATRYDKLARNFLAAATLVGVLYWIKL, encoded by the exons ATGATTCACCGTGCGCGGAGGTGGATCATGCGATTTGATTTGAGCGACGAGGAATGGGCGCTGCTCGAACCGCTGCTGCCGAAGAGCCGAAAGAGTGCGCGGGTTGACGACCGCAAGATCGTGAATGCGATCTTTTACGTGCTGCGCACCGGCATGCCGTGGCGGGACTTGCCGACACGCTATGGTCCCTACACGACGGCATATAATCGCTTCAACCGCTGGTCTCGCCGAGGCATCTGGAAGCGCGTTTTCGACCAGTTGGCATCGAAATCGCGCGACAGTCTGTATTTGATCGACAGCACCGTCGTGAAAGCTCACCGCGCGGCCAGCGGAGGAAAA GGGGAGAAAAATCAGGCGATCGGCATCAGCCGGGGCGGCCGAACCACGAAGATCCACGCGATTGTCGACAGCAAGGGCCGACCGCTGAGCTTCACCGTGACCGGCGGGCAGGTGCATGACAGCCAGGTCGTCGAAGAGATACTGAACACGCCGCGACCACCGCTGGCTGTCACGGCCGACAAAGCCTACGACAGCGAAAAAGTGCGCCAGCAGATCAGGGATGAAGGTGCTTTGCCGGTTATCCCGAACCGCTGCACCGCTACAAAGAAAGCCTATTGCCCGAAGCGTTTCTATCGGCGGCGGCACAAAATCGAGAACTTCTTCTGTCGGATCAAAGATTGGCGGCGCATCGCTACTCGATATGACAAACTCGCCCGCAACTTCCTGGCTGCCGCCACGCTCGTCGGCGTGCTTTACTGGATCAAGTTGTGA